The Lynx canadensis isolate LIC74 chromosome A2, mLynCan4.pri.v2, whole genome shotgun sequence DNA segment GGCCTTGGCCCCCACGGAGCGGCCGGGTCTGCCCGGCGCGGCCCCCGGAGCTCTGGGTGCGGAGCGGCGGGTCCATCCCGCATCgctgggatgggatgggatggagcCTCCGCTGTCTCCCGGCCGCTTCCGCGCGGCCTTTCCTCCTCCGGCGCTGGCACCGGCCCGCGCTGGCcgcctccctcctgccttctggaaggaggggctgggaggaatGGCCAGGCCTGGGCACGCGcccgtgtgcgtgcgcgcgcacacggGTACACACACGGCCACACACGGGGTCACATGGGCACACACACCACCGCACACCAAGCCACATACGTACGTACGGTCCACTTACacggttacacacacacacacacacacacacacacacacacacacacacacacacagtcatgcaCACATCACAGTGTAGATCCCCCCGCTGCTGCCCCCAGCCAGGCACGGGCCCTGGAACGCCCTAACCTCTGGGGCACCGGCGTCATTCTCTCCCCCAGACCCACTGACCTGTTCCTGACACCCCCAGTGCCCCGGGCAGGTCACACCTCCCTACACCACCCTGCAGGCTGGGCCACTGGCCCGGatgctctgccctgccctgccctgccctggcagACGCCTGTGAGCCCTCCCCGTCAGACCCCGCCCCTCCACACCCCCCATCCTCACCCATGGGTCCTTCCACACCGTCCCCCATGCCCCAGCAGAGCCAGAATCGTGAGGGAGGCTGTGAGGTCTTTGGGAGAAGGGGCCCAGCCCCAGAGGACAGCGGTGAGGACTTCAGGGATGGGTAGCAGGAGAGACTCAAAGGCACTGCAGCCAAGACCAGAGCCACAGAGCCGCTGCAGGAGAAGATTCCACAGCAGGCGTGGCGGtgcaggaaaggaggagagagacaggattGGGGGAAGGGGCTTCCAGCCTCACTTGCAATCAAAACGCTGCCACCTTGgcatgatgggggtgggggggggttaaAACAGGAGGAGGTCAGGGCAACTCGACCCAGGAAGGGACTTAATCAGAGCTGGTTAGGGTCTCCAGGATGGACTAGGGGACAGAAAGCTAGAGGAGGTAGGgacaggggggaggagggagctttGGTGGGGGACCAGGACCTGAAGGATGATCACATCCTCCCAGGGGAGGTTCACCAGggtcagggagaagggcagagtgtTCTCGGCCCCCCCTGAACTTCCCACCGAGCCCAGCGGCCCCCccccctcactgccccctccctgtccAGGCACCGAAGAAGaggcactgaggcccagagaggctcaCGCACAGGTGTCTGATACCACGCCATCAACCGAAGCCcccaaaaggtaaaaacaaacaaacgaacaaggGGTAATCACCTGCCCAGCCGAAGGGAGCAGGAGGGTCCCAGAGTATCTTGGCGTGAACTCCCCATTGCTGGAGGGGTACAAGCAAAAGCGGGTAATGTCACCTTCTAAGTCTGCATCTTGTTGATAAACCTGGCTCCCTCCCTCGCGTGCTGAACTGCCCTGTTTGGGGACCGACTCTCAGACTTGGCCAGGctgcaaagaaaacaagacaGTGTGTGATTAAGGGGGAAActgcagagaggaggaggaggagggtggaggcgggagtggggaggagggtttGGCACAGGGTAGTGGCCCCTGGTGGTGTCTGTGTGCAGCAAGCTGGCCCGGGGCCGATGCCAGAGAAACTGAGACCTGCCGGGCAGgcctagagcttccagaaagaagaaTCTGAAAGGCGAAGGAGCAGAACCAGGGGCCAGGCTGGAAATACAGGGTTAGAAGAGAGGTCACAGGAACAGAGGCCACCTGTAGCAGTACCCAGCCCTGCTGGTGGGGTGGAAAGTGCTACCCATGGCAGGGGATCTAATGGTAGGGCTGAGCTCGGACAGGATTAGTAGGGGGAGCCAAGCACTGGCCTCCGCTTTAATCTGGGCTGAAAATGCCCACTGACCTACACAGCCTTCAAGCGAGTCCCACGCCAGCCTCTCCTCACTGCCTTCCTGCACCCTCCCCTTCGGGCACTCTGCCCAGACACCCCAGCCGGGCTAGCCATTGTGGTCCTGGGTCCACACCCAGCTCCTccctgcctcggggcctttgccCCTGCTGTTCCTCCGTCTGGGGCGCCTTCTCCTGTCCCTTCACCGGATGAGTTTCTGCTCATCCTCCACACCCCTGCTTCTGAGCCTCCTCGTTCTTTCTCCTAGAGAACTTGTCATAATCTGAACTCTCCCTATTCGGTCACTCCCAGGAGACCGAGCCCCACGGTGGTCAAGGACAGCCTCCATATCATACGTAGTCCTTACCCAGGGAAGGAATCCTCAGGATTATTGTGGAAATGAAGTGAAATGGTGCAAAAACGTTCAGGCCAATAGCTGGCACCTCGTAGATGCTCACAAAGTCGAAATCCCTGTGAATCCTAATAGtacagggaggaagaagagggtggggacagggggacTTCTGAATGAGAAGATGTCTTGGGCATCCTTGGGGCTGGGAGTGAGGGGCCCTGGCACTGGCTACACTGGGCAGTGGGACCAGGCACCCGCCCCCCCGACCCAACTCCTCCCTCCCAGGAGCCCAGTGATGCTGCCCAGGCTGTGAACAGGGGAGGCGGTGCTGTGGGGGCTGCCGGCAGCCGGGGCTGGAGAGAGACATGTGGACACGTGGCCTCTATGGCTCCCGCCTGCCATATCCTCCGCTGGGTCCTCACCCTGGGGCTGGGCCTCACATTCGAAGTCCTACATGCCTTCCGGTCTCAAGGTAGGGGTGGTCCAGGGGCGACagtggggagggaaaaaggagcTGAGGAAGGGTCAGTGGGGCTGGGATGGCAGTCAATGCGGGGAAGGCCCTGTAGCCAAGCAGCCAAGACACGGGTCATTCCCAAGGCTCACCCCAAGCCTCTGACCCTCGCCCACAGATGAGTTCCTGTCCAGTCTGGAGAGCTATGAGATCGCATTCCCCACTCGAGTGGACCATAATGGGGCACTGCTGGCCTtctcgcccccgcccccccggagGCAGCGTCGGGGCACAGGGCCAGCCGCAGAGTCCCGCCTCTTCTACAAGGTGGCTGCACCCAGCACCCACTTTCTGCTGAACCTGACCCGCAGCCCCCGCCTTCTAGCAGGGCACGTCTCCGTGGAGTACTGGACACGGGAGGGCCTGGCCTGGCAGAGGGCTGCCCGGCCCCACTGCCTCTACGCCGGCCACTTGCAGGGCCAGGCCGGCAGCTCCCGTGTGGCCATCAGCACCTGTGGGGGCCTGGTGAGCGGAGGGTTCTGGGAAGCAGGGAGAAATGCCCACAAGTTTGGGAGTTCAGAAAAACATTCCCGTGTAGAGGTCAGAGAAGGAATCACGGTggatattttgaaagcattttgagCTCATCAAAAGGATTAGTTATTTTTTTAGGACGCAGCCAAAGCTGAACTTAGAGGAGAATGTATAGCCTTGGGGGTCAAGctgaaaattaataaactgaACATCCACCTCAAGAAGCAACAGAACCCCAGTAAGatagaaggaatgaaatcataaAGACAGAGATAGGGCCCCATGGGTCCTGGGAGCAAAATCTGATCCAAGCCCTCTGCCCACTCCCCAACCCCTAGCATGGCCTCATTGTGGCAGATGAAGAAGAATACTTGATCGAGCCCCTGCAAGTTGGGCCCAAAGGAACCCAGGGCCCAGAGGAGAGTGGCCCCCATGTGGTATACAAGCGCTCCTCTCTGCGTCACCCCCACCTGGACACAGCCTGTGGAGTGAGAGGTACACCTGTCTttctgggggtgggcagaggggctgCACATCTTTGCCTTAAGGCAGAGGTAGGCAGGAGTGTCTCTCCCTGCAGAAGGTCAGCAGGTAGCTACATGCGGGGAGAAACGGCAGACAGCCAGACCGCAGGACGGTAGGGTGGTGAAACAGCCCATCTATCACTGCCATAGTCTGATGGTCCAGCAGTGAGTGAGTGACACAGGCAGCTGGACAGCCAGACAGGTGCTCAGGTGTAAAACCCTCCACCTCCGGGATTCCTGTGCAATCAGACAGTTCAGCGGCCGGGTAGTTGCAGATACTTGAGCCATTGCACAGCGAAAACACCGTTCAGAAGGTCCGATGTACAGTCAGACTTTCAGGAGGGCAGTTCTAGATCAGAGGGTCAGGGAATGGGAAGGCAAGAAAACTGGATGAGACAGATATCAACCAGGGCAATTGTACAGCTAGAAAAACAGGTTGCCGTGGGGACAAAGGCAGAGCCCGGGGACATTAAATGAGGTACACCATCTGACAGTCTGGGAGTAGGACACTGTGGCAGACGTACAACCGCAGTCAGCTGTACAAACAGAAAAGCGGGTGGTTTCACAGCCGGGCGGCCCGTGAGACGGTTGCACTGGATCCAGTTGGGCAGTAAGACCATGGGGCGCTTGGGCTGTGCGATGCTGAGAATGGGGCACGGTTGGAAGGTCACAAAGTCCTGCAAGCACACAGTTCCGCTGCTGAGGCAGgcgtctacacacacacacacacacacacgtttgggCAACAGAATTGTCAGGAAGTCATACGGTCGTGCCGGCTGTTATGGGACAGCTGTTTGACCAGCCAGTGGGCAGTGGGGCAGTCCCTTCCTTGTACAACCAGACGTCTGGGCAACAGACACACTGTAGAACCAGACCTTGTGCAACCAGAACACCCAGTAGCCCAAGAATGAGGGGTCTGGCGGCCAGTTGGGCAGATGAGCCATCAGACAGGTGGCTGGACAGTAAGGGCAGGCAGCGGATTGACCAGAAGTTGTCCATCCAGACGAGAAACCGTGGAAGGGGCGGCCATGGTGGCTGCGCACCCTGAAGCCGCCACCTGCCAGGCCCCTGGGGAATGAAACAGAGCGTGGCCAGCCAGGCCTGAAGCGCTCGGTCAGCCGAGAGCGCTACGTGGAGACCCTGGTGGTGGCTGACAAGATGATGGTGGCCTACCACGGGCGCCGAGACGTGGAACAGTACGTGCTGGCCATCATGAACATTGTAAgtgcctccccctccctgggcGTGGGGCCCCGAGACCTGGAGCCAGCCCGCGGGGGGGCAGGAAAAGGGGTCTCGCCATTCCACCCACTAGCCCCGACCTGAGGCCAGGGAACCGGAATGGAGGGGGGCAGAGTGGGAAAGGAGGCCCACGCACGTGTGGCAAGGAATGGGGGGAAACAGCCGAGCTCTGCGGCCGGGAGCGTGGACTCGAAAGCCTGCGGGCCGGGGCCGAAATCTCAACTCCGCTCCTTTTTagcttggacaagttacttcacttctgtgccttggtttacccatctgtaaaatggggctggtaatagtacctacttcacgAGGCTAAGGTGCTCGCAGTGAATCGATAAACGTATTTAGAACAGCGCTTGGCACGCGGTAGGTGCTGTATAACTGTCTCCTATACAAAATAAGGAcacaggacgcctgggtggctcagtcggttaagcatctgaccggctcaggtcacggtctcacagtttgtgagtttgagtcccacatagggTGAGCTCAAGCCGCGCTTTGGGTAAAACacgagccccgcttctctctctccccctcttctgtctctctctctctctctctctgcccctcacccacttgcaccctctctctcaaaagtaaaataaaataaggacacGGCTTGCCCATACCTGTCGAGGTTAGCAGCACACACACACGGGCCCGCACCTGTACGCGTGCGGAACTCTCCTACAAGCACCTGCCTGTAACTCCATACAGGTCACCTCACTGACCCACACTCAGATATACCCGCTGCCCATACCAGATCTCGGTCGGGCCCCCGGATCTCCCTGAGCCTCCGTTTCCGCCTTTGTAAAATACTGTTATAATGGCATCTACCACAGAGGGTaagaggccgggggcggggggtgggggtggggagagaagccaGACGGAGCATTTGGCACGCGGTAAGAGCCTGACACGTGGCACTGTTGTTTCCCTGAAGcaaaaagggaggagagaaggttCAGCAGACAGACAGAGGGCCCAGCGTGTTGACCCGACACCGTGTATGATGCTGCCACGTTTTGCCCTCGCCCTGCCGCACCCCCCTTGGGTTGTCAAAGTTACCTAAAACCTGCCAGGGTTTCTGGAGGTTTCCACGTGGGACAGGCATGCCCCAGGCTCCAAGATCACTGCGCCGTGTGGCCCACTCACCCCCGGgcactccctccccctccctggtcACTGTCTCCAACGCTTCCTGCCCCCTGCTTGTGGTGATGCTCAGATTGGTACCTTTAGACGGCGGTGGAATGAGGCCAGATGTGCAGGGCTGCTGCGGGGTGGGCAGGGATGAGCTGAATGGGGGTGGGTCAGGAAGAAACGTACCGATAAGCAACCGTGCTGTGTAGGCGGGCTTACCCAGACCCAAATCCCACCTGGGGCACCTGCCAGCTCTCTGCGTGTCAGTCTGCCCCTCTGTAAAACGGGAAGGAGCGCAGTACCTACCCGTGCGAAGACGTACCCGGGAGGCTTAGCCTGACGCCCGGCACACAGTGACAAAAGACAGCTACCGTCACCGTCTTGCCTTTTGTCTTCTGCTCTGAGCCCCTCTTAAGACTCGGTCTCTCTTGTTTCTTGGAGGTCAGGTTGCCAAACTTTTCCAGGACTCGAGTCTGGGAAACATCGTTAATATCCTGGTGACACGCCTCATCCTGCTCACGGAGGACCAGGTGCGCGGgccccgcaccccccccacccccacccctgcacaccagcgctgcctgccccccccccccagcgcgGCTGGCGCCCATGCACCTCACTCTGTCTGCCCGCAGCCCACCCTGGAGATCACCCACCACGCCGGGAAGTCCCTGGACAGCTTCTGTAAGTGGCAGAAATCCATCGTGAACCGCAGCGGCCATGGCAACGCCATTCCGGAGAACGGTGTGGCCAACCATGACACAGCGGTGCTCATCACGcggtgaggggggcggggagggctccAGGACGTGGGCCGGGGGAGCAAGCGGTCCCGGGGACCGTCCAGGTCCAAGCAGGGGGCACGCCTGCCGGGAGACGGGAGAGGCTGGGAAGCTTCGGCCACTCCAGTGGGGCgccaggggcggggaggggctgctgggaaCCTgagagcagggggggggggaggcgcagGGCCAGTGGGCCAGGTGGGCACAGGTGCACCCATTCACTCACCGTCTCATTCCTGCGGTCAGCCAGTCGCTCGCGCACCCCCGGCATCCCCAAGGTCGGCTGGGGGCAGAGCACGAGGCTCGGGGCGAGAGGCAGGCAGAAGTGAGCCGCCCCAGATGGTCATGGTGGCACCAGCAGGGCTCAGGGAGGCAGCCCAGCCCCTCACCGCCCCGCTCTCCCTCCACAGCCACGACATCTGCATCTACAAGAACAAACCGTGCGGCACGCTAGGTACTTACGCCCCCTGGGCTGGCAGGCGCCCGTGAAGGCAGGGGACCGGCTGACCCCGGccccggtggggggaggggggagagggcagcCGGCAGGGTGGCCGGGCCCGTCACCGCAGCCTgagcccagccccgccccgcgtGCCCGTTGCGCAGGCCTGGCACCCGTGGGCGGGATGTGCGAGCGGGAGAGGAGCTGCAGTATCAACGAGGACATTGGCCTGGCCACGGCCTTCACCATCGCCCACGAGATCGGACACACGTGAGGCCGGGGGACGCGGCAGGGGGAGCACGGGGACTGCGGGGCGGGCTCCCGGGGCGCCCGCAGAGCCGACCCTGCTCTCCCCAGGTTTGGCATGAACCACGACGGCGTGGGGAACAGCTGCGGGGCCCGTGGCCAGGACCCAGCAAAGCTCATGGCCGCCCACATCACCATGAAGACCAACCCTTTCGTGTGGTCGTCCTGCAGCCGCGACTACATCACCAGCTTTCTGGAGTGAGGACGTGCCCGCCCGCCTGTCCATACTCAGGCTcgcgggggcgggggaagggtCTGGAAACCAGAGTGCCTccgaggggtgggggggccgtTCCCTGCAGGGCTGCTCCCCGGGACCCGCGCCCCCAGCTGGGTGGGTTCCCTGAGCTCTTCGGCTGCAGCCCCCTAACGTGACAGCTGCTTTCTTCTCACCACAGCTCAGGCCTGGGGCTGTGCCTGAACAACCGGCCCCCCAGACAGGACTTCGTGTACCCGACCGTAGCACCCGGCCAGGCCTACGACGCGGATGAACAGTGCCGCTTCCAACATGGAGTCAAATCGCGTCAGTGTAAATACGGGGTAGAGagagccttcctgctttccttcctgggaggggaggggccgcaGGGGGTGGGAGAGCCGGGAAGGGGGTGAGCCcccttgggggctgggggagaagaggTGCACGGGTGTGCGAAGGTCACATGCTCTCCAGCAATGACTGGGGTGGAGAATGGGATCTCCTGGTCCTCCAGACCCCCTGAttttgggggggcggggccagggagAGCCTGGGCATTACCTTCTGTCCAGCATATCAGGCCACCTGTGGCTTTAGCAGAACTAACGCCCCAAGCCCCCTCACTGGGCCATTTTTAACCAGACATCCAAACTGGGTGGAAATAGTTCCTTGGGGATGGACCATCTTCCCCACTTGGCAAAGAACCAGACAGAGCCTTCCAAGGACACCACCCTGTCTGCACTCCCCACATCCCCCCCAACAACTGGTTCACACGATCGCCTGGCCCTGACCCTTGGCTGGATGAGCCTGAGCCTCCTGACCAACCCCCTCACTCTTTGTGAGGTTTAGATCGACTTCCAGAGCCCCGTCCTGTCATGGACAAGCAAGCTGGGCGTCCCGCTCCCAGCTGCCCCCAAGAAACTGGAGGCCTGCTGGCTTCCTCAAGACTCCAGAGGTGAGAGTTGACATGGCCAAGCTAAGGTCATGTTCACTCAACCCAAGAACAGGCAGCTGGTAAAGTGACtcttgcccacccccacccccaacttggCTGTTAAGGACAGCACCCTTAATGAATTTCTAAAGAATCTGGAAGCTACCCTAGGGCATCTGCCTATCCCAGGTGTCCTAACAATGATGACAATGCCTGCCGCTTACTGAGCACTCGCTATGTGCTAAGCGTGTGATACGTATCATCTCATTGAAACTCTTGACGATCCCACGTGACAGATGAAGGGACTGGGGAGTAGGGAGGgtgccttgcccaaagtcacagttCGAGAACACGTCAGAGTCAGGATTCGAATCCAGGTCTCTCTGTGACTCCAAATGTCACAaggaggtaggggaggggaggaggtgccAGAATATGGAGCGTGGATGGGTGCTGGCTGTATGTTGAAttgattcttccttttatttttccaaggatCATCTTCCCGGCGCCCCTGGCAAAGGGGGAAAGTATTGACTACATGTAACTTGGCTAACGTGTAAAGGGCTGGGCCTTGAGCCTAGTCTAGAGATAGCTGTGGTCCTTGTTACACAACATCAGGGAATTTATGCAATCCCTTTCATATCTACCCTGCCACATGCCTCTCCCTTTTAGGTAGGCAAGGCCTCtgttgtagatgaagaaactgaggcccaaagaggggcATGTGCTGCAAGTCGGGGGCGGAGCCGCTGTCTCCCagagtgcccccccacccctacccccgcTCGTGCATTTGCACCACAGCGCCTCCTTGTGGACAGGAGGAAAAGCAGGACTGGAACAGCCTGCTCTCTTTAAGAGGTGTCCCGAGGGGCCCTGGGGCATGTGATCTTTTTTTACAAATGGCCAGGAGGACGCAAGCCAAGTGAAGCCAGAAATCCAGGCTGAGTTTTTAGCTGAGATGTGTGCCCTGAAGGGGCAGAAGGCAGGGACTCTGGAGGACGTTTGAGGGAGCAGATTTGAGAAAAACCTTCTGAACTTCTCATATGTGTGCAGGTGTCTCTCAGAGGCTGACCCAGACAAGGGACCCTGCTGTAGCCAGTGATTGGTCCAATCCCAAACCTTCAAAACTTGAAAGCATTCGGTTCAGAGAGGAAATGACACATAATTAGTAAAAAGGAGACCAAAGGATCTTCACTTCTTGGGTGTTGGGAGGGAAGaccctgggaggtggggcaggacaTAGGCTAGAGGGTCAGAGATTTGGCCACACTTGAACCCGTTGGGGTTTGTCCAAGGATATTAACCTAAAGGGTCAGAGTGACTTCCTGGGACTGGCCCAGCCCCAGCAGGACTCAGACAAGAAGGTGGGCAGATTTTTCAGTGAGGGAGGTAAAGGAACGTCCCACCCAGATCCAGCCTGGCctttccccctgccctgccctgccctgcccgctccccccccccccagcctcccacaGATTAAAGGCTTTGGGAGcttccccagtgtgggtgggggcAACGAGGAGGACCACCAGCTGGAAAAACTCAGAAACGAGGCCTTTGACCTGAGCCGTCTCCCAGGCCTGGGTTTTCAGAATTGCTGTTTTCCCAGGGGCTGCTTCATCAGCAGGTCCCAAGTTTCCTTCTGGAAACTCAGGAGGCACCAGGGTGAATGGATCACAGACCCGTCCATCAAAGGTCTGGGTTAGAACCCAGGCTGCCCCTCAGGGGCTGTGTGATCCCTAGCAAGTGACTTTACCtgtctgagccttggttttctcagtGAAACAGGGGTGATAATGCGTAAGGGAGTTGATGGCACACACGGACGTTGGATAAGTGCGGCCCACGAGGCAGAGAGGCGGTCTCAGGCCATGCCCCACAGGAGGATTCAAGAAGGCTCCTTGAGACCCAGCAAAGGAGCGCCGGGGCCCCACTGCTAGGCGGCAGAGAGCGGGTCGCCGCCTGGCGGGCGGGCtgccagagggaggagggcggggggcgAGCCTGAGCGGGCGCCTTGGCCCGCAGGAGGTCTGCAGCGAGCTGTGGTGTCTGAGCAAGAGCAACCGATGCATCACCAACAGCATTCCAGCCGCCGAGGGCACGCTGTGCCAGACGCACACCATCGACAAGGGGGTGAGCGCGGCCGAGGccgcccgccggccccgccccctgccccgagCCACGCCTGCCGCGCCGCGGTTCCAGTTTTCCTTCGCTCTGGCCCCGCCCACTgcccgcaggccccgccccgtCTCCCGCCGCTTGGGTCCCAAGCTAGTTTCACCTCCTGACGGTGGCCGTCTGCGGAGGCGACGCCCCTGCGCTGCCTGCGTCGGGGTCCTCAGACTTCCACCCTCCTCCTTCCGTCCCCTCCCAGGGGTGCTGAGACCCccggctggggggaggggcggggcaggaagGAGCGCCGGGATCTCGGGAGCCGGACTcaccccctccgcctccccctcctctcctcagtGGTGCTACAAGAGAGTGTGCGTCCCCTTCGGGTCGCGGCCGGAGGGCGTGGACGGGGCTTGGGGCCCGTGGACCCCGTGGGGCGACTGCAGCCGGACGTGCGGCGGCGGCGTGTCCTCCTCCAGCCGTCATTGCGACAGCCCCAGGTCAGACCTTAGGACCTTTCGGAAAGGGAGATGGGGGCGGGCCCCGCCGTCTGTCTCCCCCTGCCCGGTatcccctctgtccccctcccccttccaggcCAACGATCGGGGGCAAGTACTGCCTGGGTGAGAGACGGCGGCACCGCTCCTGCAACACCGACGTGAGTTTCCCCAGGACCCCAGGCCGGGTATCCGCGGCCCCTCTTACGCTTGGAAAAGGGGCATGAATCAGCTTCGGACGAGCCTCAGCCGGGCACCTGCCGTCTCTTCGGGACCCTGCGGCGGCTAGCGGCGCCCTGTCCTGCCCTCCCTACACCTGCCCCTGGGCCCCGGTGCCCACCCGGCCCAGCACGCCCTGCAAGCGTCTAGCTCCTTCCATTTCTCAGCAGATGAGTCTCCCACCTTGAAGTTGCTTGACCCCCACAACCTCCACCAGCTATGGCGAGCCTCGCCCCCTCCCTTCAAAGCCCAAATTCCCCAAGCCAACCCACCCCTGTCACCAAACCCAGTGGCCACACTGGGGTCCTCTGCTTGCACACCCTTCTAACCAGGTGCCTCGGCCCCGGTCCAAAACTCCTGCCTTGCCCGCATCACCCGTGCCCTGTACCCCCAGCCTCCCGGGCTAcaccttctgtctccttttctccactGCTGCCCCTTTGTTAAACGCTGGGGGGGTCCCCATGGCTGGTTGGGCCTCCTGGCTGTAAATGAGTCTTCTATGTACACACCCAGTAAGCACAGGACTCActgcagggtggtggggggagaggagggctcAGAGGTCAGGGAAAGCTTTGGAGTGAGGGGTGGGTGGCCTTCCCAGTTCCACCTGGAGGGGCTCGTGTCTCCAGGGAGTCCAcgcgcgcgcatgcacacacacatacacacacacacacacacacacacacgcacacctcaTAAGGAGTGCCCCTTGCTCCTTTCTAGGCCTGCTGTCTCAAGAAAGGCCTCATGGTCTGAAACCAGAAACCCAGCCATCGTCCCCAGCTGGCCCCATGCTCTAATAAGTCACCTGCTCCATCTCAGACGTCCCCATCCCTCCAGCTCCAGGCCTAGCCCAGGCCACTGACCAGTCTCACCTGGCCCTCCAcagcctcctccctggcctctctGCCTTCAGCCTCACCCCTCCAACCCATCCCTGCTCTGAGCATCAGGCCTCTGGCCTTGAGCCTGTGCCCTAACTGCATCCCCCCCAcagctggcctccctccctctctcctctctcgccCCCAGGACTGTCCCCCAGGCTCTCAGGACTTCAGGGAAATGCAGTGCTCTGAATTTGACAGTGTCCCCTTCCGTGGAAAATTCTACACATGGAAGACATACCGAGGAGGTGAGTGAGGACCTCAGGAGGCCGTGGGGCAGTGGAGGACAGCAGCAGGTGGATACAgcattggggcgggggggggggctgcccagAGCACCCCCTTCACCCAAGGGGCCCCAGAGCCCAGGATGTGGCTCAGTAGTTCCTCAGCTGGATGCAGGGAACCCCAACTCTCTGCCCAACCTGCCCGTCCTTGTCGGGTCTGGGGTCCACCTATGCCTCGCCGCCCCCAGGGAGCAAGCGGGGAGTCCCCTGTGGAGCTcccccagggagagagagggtcaggCCCTCGGGGTCTGACGGGACTGTGCCCCCCCAGGGGGCGTGAAGGCCTGCTCACTCACGTGCCTGGCCGAAGGCTTCAACTTCTACACCGAGAGGGCGGCAGCCGTGGTGGACGGGACGCCCTGCCGCCCAGACACGGTGGACATTTGCGTCAGCGGCGAGTGCAAGGTGGAGGGGACTcccagaggtggagagagggcaagggaacggaggggtggaggcagggaggcggggCTCGCTGAcactcccacccccgccccacccccctccccagcacgtGGGCTGTGACCGGGTCCTGGGCTCCGACCTGAGGGAGGACAAGTGCAGGGTCTGTGGTGGTGACGGCAGTGCCTGCGAAACCATTGAGGGGGTCTTCAGCCCAGCTTCGCCTGCAGCCGGTGAGAGATCTCcgttccctctccttctccccacttgGCGACGCAGGGGGGCCAGGGGGGCAGCACCGGCCCCGTCACAGCAGCCAGGGGCCCCGTGGGGACCCCAAAAAGTCCCGGGGGCAGAGCAATGCCTCAGATC contains these protein-coding regions:
- the ADAMTS10 gene encoding A disintegrin and metalloproteinase with thrombospondin motifs 10 isoform X3 — encoded protein: MAPACHILRWVLTLGLGLTFEVLHAFRSQDEFLSSLESYEIAFPTRVDHNGALLAFSPPPPRRQRRGTGPAAESRLFYKVAAPSTHFLLNLTRSPRLLAGHVSVEYWTREGLAWQRAARPHCLYAGHLQGQAGSSRVAISTCGGLHGLIVADEEEYLIEPLQVGPKGTQGPEESGPHVVYKRSSLRHPHLDTACGVRDEKPWKGRPWWLRTLKPPPARPLGNETERGQPGLKRSVSRERYVETLVVADKMMVAYHGRRDVEQYVLAIMNIVAKLFQDSSLGNIVNILVTRLILLTEDQPTLEITHHAGKSLDSFCKWQKSIVNRSGHGNAIPENGVANHDTAVLITRHDICIYKNKPCGTLGLAPVGGMCERERSCSINEDIGLATAFTIAHEIGHTFGMNHDGVGNSCGARGQDPAKLMAAHITMKTNPFVWSSCSRDYITSFLDSGLGLCLNNRPPRQDFVYPTVAPGQAYDADEQCRFQHGVKSRQCKYGEVCSELWCLSKSNRCITNSIPAAEGTLCQTHTIDKGWCYKRVCVPFGSRPEGVDGAWGPWTPWGDCSRTCGGGVSSSSRHCDSPRPTIGGKYCLGERRRHRSCNTDDCPPGSQDFREMQCSEFDSVPFRGKFYTWKTYRGGGVKACSLTCLAEGFNFYTERAAAVVDGTPCRPDTVDICVSGECKHVGCDRVLGSDLREDKCRVCGGDGSACETIEGVFSPASPAAGYEEVVWIPKGSVHIFIQDLNLSLSHLALKGDQESLLLEGLPGTPQPHRLPLAGTTFQLRQGPDQTQSLEALGPINASLIVMVLARTELAALRYRFNAPIARDALPPYSWHYAPWTKCSAQCAGGEAARCRPWSAAISWTARPWPPTTAAPTANCPRGSAPATQSPAHPMHPQLRARPPPPRRPLQELRPPRHAAPRALPARGQAAGHHALQLAPLPPSSLGGGRVGRVLRTVRPRAATEGGALLQPHGAAVTRVRRGPAAPRHAAVRSQVRQRAPRGRPRSSAAEPTSARCAAKPARAARGRAGPGATAGRRLEGTMPAAGQPEGARGGGSWVRRSRKLFIGNPCRAPGWGVERGWPPPGPLLIPSPSS
- the ADAMTS10 gene encoding A disintegrin and metalloproteinase with thrombospondin motifs 10 isoform X5, which codes for MAPACHILRWVLTLGLGLTFEVLHAFRSQDEFLSSLESYEIAFPTRVDHNGALLAFSPPPPRRQRRGTGPAAESRLFYKVAAPSTHFLLNLTRSPRLLAGHVSVEYWTREGLAWQRAARPHCLYAGHLQGQAGSSRVAISTCGGLHGLIVADEEEYLIEPLQVGPKGTQGPEESGPHVVYKRSSLRHPHLDTACGVRDEKPWKGRPWWLRTLKPPPARPLGNETERGQPGLKRSVSRERYVETLVVADKMMVAYHGRRDVEQYVLAIMNIVAKLFQDSSLGNIVNILVTRLILLTEDQPTLEITHHAGKSLDSFCKWQKSIVNRSGHGNAIPENGVANHDTAVLITRHDICIYKNKPCGTLGLAPVGGMCERERSCSINEDIGLATAFTIAHEIGHTFGMNHDGVGNSCGARGQDPAKLMAAHITMKTNPFVWSSCSRDYITSFLDSGLGLCLNNRPPRQDFVYPTVAPGQAYDADEQCRFQHGVKSRQCKYGEVCSELWCLSKSNRCITNSIPAAEGTLCQTHTIDKGWCYKRVCVPFGSRPEGVDGAWGPWTPWGDCSRTCGGGVSSSSRHCDSPRPTIGGKYCLGERRRHRSCNTDDCPPGSQDFREMQCSEFDSVPFRGKFYTWKTYRGGGVKACSLTCLAEGFNFYTERAAAVVDGTPCRPDTVDICVSGECKHVGCDRVLGSDLREDKCRVCGGDGSACETIEGVFSPASPAAGYEEVVWIPKGSVHIFIQDLNLSLSHLALKGDQESLLLEGLPGTPQPHRLPLAGTTFQLRQGPDQTQSLEALGPINASLIVMVLARTELAALRYRFNAPIARDALPPYSWHYAPWTKCSAQCAGARCRPWSAAISWTARPWPPTTAAPTANCPRGSAPATQSPAHPMHPQLRARPPPPRRPLQELRPPRHAAPRALPARGQAAGHHALQLAPLPPSSLGGGRVGRVLRTVRPRAATEGGALLQPHGAAVTRVRRGPAAPRHAAVRSQVRQRAPRGRPRSSAAEPTSARCAAKPARAARGRAGPGATAGRRLEGTMPAAGQPEGARGGGSWVRRSRKLFIGNPCRAPGWGVERGWPPPGPLLIPSPSS